In a single window of the Chionomys nivalis chromosome 11, mChiNiv1.1, whole genome shotgun sequence genome:
- the Ppcs gene encoding phosphopantothenate--cysteine ligase isoform X2: MKMVPKMLSPLVKDWAPKAFIVSFKLETDPEIIINRARNALEVYQHQVVVANILESIQSCVVIVTRDSETKLLLSEDEIAKGVVIEEKIVEDLRSRHTAFMCDKN; the protein is encoded by the coding sequence ATGAAGATGGTGCCGAAAATGCTTTCTCCTCTGGTTAAAGATTGGGCTCCCAAAGCGTTTATAGTTTCCTTTAAGCTGGAAACTGATCCCGAGATTATAATCAATCGCGCTCGGAATGCTTTGGAAGTTTATCAGCATCAAGTGGTGGTGGCCAATATCCTCGAGTCAATACAGTCCTGTGTGGTTATTGTAACCAGAGACTCGGAAACCAAGTTACTGCTGTCAGAGGATGAAATAGCAAAAGGCGTGGtgatagaagaaaagatagtGGAAGACCTCAGGTCGCGACACACAGCTTTCATGTGTGACAAGAACTGA
- the Ppcs gene encoding phosphopantothenate--cysteine ligase isoform X1: MAEMDLVADLPRPEGAERWAEVMARFAARLGAQGRRVVLVTSGGTKVPLEARAVRFLDNFSSGRRGAASVEVFLAAGYGVLFLYRARSAFPYAHRFPPQAWLSALRPCGPAQSGKLSLEAEENALPGFAAALQSYQEAAAAGTFLAVEFTTLADYLHLLQAAALALNPLGSSAMFYLAAAVSDFYIPVSEMPEHKIHSSGGPLQITMKMVPKMLSPLVKDWAPKAFIVSFKLETDPEIIINRARNALEVYQHQVVVANILESIQSCVVIVTRDSETKLLLSEDEIAKGVVIEEKIVEDLRSRHTAFMCDKN; this comes from the exons ATGGCGGAAATGGACCTGGTCGCGGACTTGCCGCGGCCGGAGGGTGCTGAGCGCTGGGCCGAGGTTATGGCTCGCTTTGCGGCCAGGCTGGGCGCGCAGGGCCGGCGGGTGGTGTTGGTCACATCAGGAGGCACCAAGGTCCCCCTGGAAGCGCGAGCCGTGCGCTTTCTGGACAACTTCAGCAGCGGGCGACGCGGGGCGGCTTCGGTCGAGGTCTTCCTGGCTGCGGGTTACGGGGTCCTGTTCTTGTACCGAGCGCGCTCGGCCTTCCCCTACGCCCACCGCTTCCCGCCCCAGGCCTGGCTGTCGGCCCTGCGGCCTTGTGGCCCGGCCCAGTCGGGGAAACTGAGTCTGGAGGCCGAAGAGAATGCACTCCCGGGCTTTGCTGCAGCATTGCAGAGCTACCAAGAGGCAGCTGCTGCCGGCACCTTTCTGGCCGTGGAGTTCACCACTTTGGCGGACTACCTGCATCTGCTGCAGGCTGCGGCCCTAGCTCTCAACCCTCTGG gCTCTTCTGCGATGTTTTACTTGGCTGCGGCAGTGTCTGATTTCTATATTCCTGTCTCCGAAATGCCTGAACACAAGATCCACTCGTCCGGTGGCCCACTGCAG ATAACAATGAAGATGGTGCCGAAAATGCTTTCTCCTCTGGTTAAAGATTGGGCTCCCAAAGCGTTTATAGTTTCCTTTAAGCTGGAAACTGATCCCGAGATTATAATCAATCGCGCTCGGAATGCTTTGGAAGTTTATCAGCATCAAGTGGTGGTGGCCAATATCCTCGAGTCAATACAGTCCTGTGTGGTTATTGTAACCAGAGACTCGGAAACCAAGTTACTGCTGTCAGAGGATGAAATAGCAAAAGGCGTGGtgatagaagaaaagatagtGGAAGACCTCAGGTCGCGACACACAGCTTTCATGTGTGACAAGAACTGA